A genomic region of Cannabis sativa cultivar Pink pepper isolate KNU-18-1 chromosome 1, ASM2916894v1, whole genome shotgun sequence contains the following coding sequences:
- the LOC115705417 gene encoding adenosine kinase 2, translating into MANEGILLGMGNPLLDISAVVPEEFLKKYDVKPNNAILAEDKHLPMYDELANEYDVEFIAGGATQNSIKVAQWMLQIPGATSYMGSIGKDKFGEEMKKNCKQAGVNVHYYEDETAPTGTCAVCVLGGERSLIANLSAANCYKTEHLKQPENWALVEKAKYYYIAGFFLTVSPESIQLVAAHAAANNKVFTMNLSAPFICEFFKDAQEKALPYVDYVFGNETEARTFARVHGWETENVEEIAVKISQLPKQSGTHKRTTVITQGADPVVVAEDGKVKLFPVILLPKEKLVDTNGAGDAFVGGFLSQLVKEKPIEDCVKAGCYAANVIIQRSGCTYPEKPDFE; encoded by the exons ATGGCGAACGAGGGAATTCTTCTTGGTATGGGAAATCCTCTTCTCGACATTTCTGCCGTCGTCCCTGAGGAATTTCTGAAAAA ATATGACGTCAAGCCAAACAATGCTATTCTTGCTGAGGATAAGCACTTGCCCAT GTATGATGAACTGGCCAACGAATATGATGTGGAGTTTATTGCTGGAG GTGCTACACAAAATTCAATAAAAGTTGCCCAG TGGATGCTCCAAATTCCTGGTGCAACTAGTTACATGGGAAGTATtggaaaggataagtttggagAGGAGATGAAGAAAAATTGCAAACAAGCTGGTGTTAAT gTGCACTATTATGAAGATGAAACTGCACCTACCGGAACTTGTGCTGTCTGTGTTCTTGGTGGTGAGAG GTCACTTATTGCGAACTTGTCAGCTGCAAATTGTTACAAAACTGAACATCTGAAGCAACCAGAAAACTGGGCCCTAG TGGAAAAGGCCAAATATTACTACATTGCTGGGTTTTTCCTCACTGTGTCTCCAGAATCCATTCAACTTGTTGCTGCGCATGCAGCTGCAAACAACAAG GTCTTCACAATGAACCTGTCTGCTCCATTTATTTGTGAATTCTTCAAAGATGCACAGGAGAAGGCTTTGCC GTACGTGGATTACGTTTTTGGAAATGAGACTGAAGCAAGAACGTTTGCAAGGGTTCATGGCTGGGAG ACTGAAAATGTTGAAGAGATTGCTGTCAAGATTTCCCAATTGCCCAAGCAATCAGGTACACACAAGAGGACAACTGTCATTACCCAAGGTGCAGATCCTGTTGTAGTTGCTGAGGATGGGAAGGTCAAATTGTTCCCTGTTATTTTGTTACCCAAGGAGAAGCTTGTTGACACCAATGGAGCAG GGGATGCATTTGTTGGTGGATTTTTGTCACAGTTAGTTAAGGAGAAGCCAATTGAAGATTGTGTGAAAGCTGGGTGTTATGCAGCAAATGTTATCATCCAGAGGTCAGGATGCACATACCCTGAAAAGCCAGATTTCGAATAG